Proteins encoded in a region of the Campylobacter magnus genome:
- a CDS encoding peptidylprolyl isomerase — MKKIFLSLALGLAISTNGAYLNGVAATVNNEPITDYDVELVVKRMNITPNDALNVLIRDKLELSQIKELGLSASESEINEELSQIAKQNGYSDLASYAQVLSHKAGALAKLREQAKENLSRAKLYDFIISQPNDNITRANAMRFYEQNRGMFTRFSSAKVTRYMAKSGATLGRVKAQGLASGVTTTAMSIYPNSADNRVLNLIAAANVGDFTPIVREGDSYVMYKVNSKENPQVVAFEEVEQNVATMMAEQEKEALIADYFNKLRAKANIEIIKR; from the coding sequence ATGAAAAAAATATTTTTATCCCTTGCGCTTGGACTAGCCATAAGCACGAATGGGGCGTATCTAAACGGAGTTGCCGCTACTGTAAATAATGAGCCTATTACTGATTATGATGTTGAGCTTGTAGTAAAGCGCATGAATATAACGCCAAATGATGCGCTAAATGTGCTAATACGAGATAAGCTAGAACTTTCGCAGATAAAAGAGCTGGGGCTGTCTGCTTCTGAGAGCGAGATAAATGAAGAACTAAGCCAAATTGCCAAGCAAAACGGCTATAGCGACCTTGCAAGCTACGCTCAAGTGCTTAGCCACAAAGCAGGTGCGCTAGCCAAACTAAGAGAGCAGGCAAAAGAAAATTTATCTAGAGCAAAGCTATATGATTTTATAATAAGTCAGCCAAATGACAATATCACAAGGGCAAATGCTATGCGCTTTTACGAGCAAAATCGTGGTATGTTTACTCGCTTTAGCTCAGCAAAAGTTACTCGCTACATGGCAAAAAGCGGTGCTACCTTGGGGCGTGTAAAGGCCCAGGGGTTAGCCTCAGGCGTAACAACTACGGCAATGAGCATATATCCAAACTCAGCTGATAACCGCGTGCTAAATCTCATAGCCGCAGCAAATGTAGGCGACTTTACGCCTATAGTGCGTGAAGGCGATAGCTACGTAATGTATAAGGTAAACTCAAAAGAAAATCCGCAAGTAGTAGCCTTCGAAGAAGTAGAACAAAATGTAGCTACAATGATGGCTGAACAAGAAAAAGAAGCGCTGATTGCTGATTATTTTAACAAACTGCGTGCAAAAGCTAATATAGAAATAATCAAGCGATAA
- the blaOXA gene encoding OXA-61 family class D beta-lactamase → MKKITLFLLFLNLVFGQDKILNNWFKEYNTSGTFVFYDGKTWASNDFSRAMETFSPASTFKIFNALIALDSGVIKTKKEIFYHYRGEKVFLSSWAQDMNLSSAIKYSNVLAFKEVARRIGIKTMQEYLNKLHYGNAKISKIDTFWLDNSLKISAKEQAILLFRLSQNSLPFSQEAMNSVKEMIYLKNMENLELFGKTGFNDEQKIAWIVGFVYLKDENKYKAFALNLDIDKFEDLYKREKILEKYLDELVKKVKNDDTSS, encoded by the coding sequence ATGAAAAAAATAACTTTATTTTTACTTTTCTTAAATTTAGTGTTTGGGCAAGATAAGATATTAAATAATTGGTTTAAAGAGTATAATACAAGCGGCACTTTTGTTTTTTATGATGGAAAAACTTGGGCGAGTAACGACTTTTCAAGGGCTATGGAGACTTTCTCTCCCGCTTCCACTTTTAAAATTTTTAATGCTCTAATTGCACTTGATAGTGGTGTGATAAAAACTAAAAAAGAAATTTTTTATCACTATAGAGGTGAAAAAGTATTTTTATCTTCTTGGGCGCAAGATATGAATTTAAGTTCAGCTATAAAATATTCTAATGTTCTTGCTTTTAAAGAAGTGGCAAGAAGAATTGGTATCAAAACTATGCAAGAATATTTAAACAAGCTTCATTATGGTAATGCTAAAATTTCCAAGATCGATACTTTTTGGCTTGACAACTCACTAAAAATAAGCGCTAAAGAACAAGCAATTTTGCTTTTTAGACTTTCACAAAATAGCTTACCTTTTTCTCAAGAAGCAATGAATAGTGTTAAGGAAATGATTTATTTAAAAAATATGGAAAATTTAGAGCTTTTTGGAAAAACAGGTTTTAATGATGAGCAAAAAATTGCTTGGATTGTAGGTTTTGTGTATTTAAAAGATGAAAATAAATATAAGGCTTTCGCGCTAAATTTAGATATTGATAAATTTGAAGATTTATATAAAAGAGAAAAAATTTTAGAAAAATATTTAGATGAACTTGTAAAAAAAGTTAAAAATGATGACACAAGTAGTTAG
- the gltX gene encoding glutamate--tRNA ligase, producing the protein MIVTRFAPSPTGFLHVGGLRTALYNYLYARKNGGKFLLRIEDTDLARNSDAAVEAIKEAFDWCGLEYDGEVEFQSRRTEIYKKYINELLESGKAYKCYMSKDELDALRKEQEARKERPKYDGRYRDFTGTPPEGIEPVIRIKAPLLGKIEFDDGIKGHISFEAADILDDFIIARSDGSPTYNFTVVIDDALMGVSDVIRGDDHLSNTPKQIILYDALGFKVPKFYHVAMINGSDGSKLSKRHGATDVMEYKRMGYLPQALLNFLVRLGWGHGDDEIFSMSDMLRLFDPKDINKSASTYNLSKLEWLNAYYIKNSGFYELADEMLFFGIDFRGLPKGELLMSLLQERAKTLLDIKAGVELIINAPSSYDEKAMKKFVNDESKALLAQYLAEFKEGLENTSEFEHFTMEFLNSKGKTLKDLAQNVRIALTGGSVSPGIFEMMEVLGASEVKKRILEFLKA; encoded by the coding sequence ATGATTGTTACTAGATTTGCACCAAGTCCTACTGGATTTTTACATGTAGGCGGACTACGCACAGCACTATATAACTATCTTTACGCACGCAAAAACGGCGGAAAGTTTTTGCTACGCATAGAAGATACTGACCTAGCTAGAAACTCGGATGCAGCAGTAGAGGCTATAAAAGAAGCCTTTGACTGGTGTGGGTTAGAGTATGATGGCGAGGTGGAGTTTCAAAGTCGCCGTACTGAGATATACAAAAAATACATAAACGAGCTACTTGAGAGTGGCAAAGCCTATAAATGCTACATGAGCAAAGACGAGCTAGACGCCCTTCGCAAAGAACAAGAAGCACGCAAAGAACGCCCAAAATACGATGGCAGATACAGAGACTTTACTGGCACACCGCCAGAGGGGATAGAGCCAGTAATTCGCATAAAAGCCCCACTTTTGGGCAAAATAGAGTTTGATGATGGCATTAAAGGGCATATTAGCTTTGAGGCAGCTGATATTTTAGATGATTTTATCATAGCTAGAAGTGATGGCTCGCCTACTTATAATTTCACGGTGGTAATCGACGATGCGCTAATGGGCGTAAGTGATGTAATCCGTGGTGATGATCACCTTAGCAACACGCCAAAGCAGATTATTCTTTATGATGCGCTTGGCTTTAAGGTGCCAAAGTTTTATCATGTAGCGATGATAAATGGAAGCGATGGCAGCAAACTTAGCAAAAGGCACGGCGCAACTGATGTTATGGAGTATAAGCGCATGGGCTATTTGCCACAGGCTTTGCTAAACTTTTTAGTACGGCTTGGCTGGGGGCATGGCGATGATGAGATTTTTAGCATGAGTGATATGCTGCGCCTCTTTGACCCAAAAGACATAAACAAAAGCGCAAGCACTTATAATCTAAGCAAATTAGAGTGGCTAAATGCTTATTATATAAAGAATTCTGGCTTTTATGAACTAGCTGATGAAATGCTATTTTTTGGCATTGATTTTAGGGGCTTGCCAAAGGGCGAGCTACTTATGAGTTTATTGCAAGAGCGGGCAAAAACTCTGCTTGATATAAAAGCAGGTGTAGAGCTTATAATCAATGCGCCAAGTAGCTATGATGAAAAGGCTATGAAAAAGTTTGTAAATGATGAGAGTAAGGCGCTTTTAGCTCAGTATTTAGCCGAGTTTAAAGAGGGCTTAGAAAATACTAGCGAGTTTGAGCATTTTACAATGGAATTCCTAAATAGCAAAGGCAAAACGCTAAAAGACTTGGCTCAAAATGTGCGAATTGCG
- the moaA gene encoding GTP 3',8-cyclase MoaA, which produces MLIDAYGRVIDYLRISLTQRCNFRCQYCMPESGVELDKHENMLSHEEMFEFVKICIDNGIKKVRISGGEPLVRKGAEDFIAMIFAYAPHIDLAMTTNGYFLKAKAQALKNAGLKRLNISLDTLDNEKFRQIARRDGLEQVLEGIEAAKSAGLGIKLNTVAIKGFNDDEFEALMSFAAANNAQIRFIEYMENKHANPELKSIRADEILSKIATFKNFKEITKSPQSPSRLFACDDGYIFGLINPHQCDFCTTCNRIRLSSEGLLIPCLYFDEGKSILAAMKKGDLASAKQILADVLANKPEKNRWQENQISERGFYQTGG; this is translated from the coding sequence ATGCTAATAGACGCATACGGACGAGTGATTGATTATTTGCGTATTTCACTTACGCAAAGGTGTAATTTCCGCTGTCAATACTGCATGCCAGAATCAGGCGTAGAACTAGACAAGCATGAAAATATGCTTAGCCACGAAGAGATGTTTGAGTTTGTAAAAATCTGCATTGACAATGGTATAAAAAAAGTACGAATAAGCGGCGGTGAACCGCTGGTTAGAAAAGGCGCAGAGGACTTTATAGCAATGATTTTTGCTTATGCGCCCCATATTGATCTAGCCATGACTACAAATGGATATTTTTTAAAGGCCAAGGCGCAGGCTCTAAAAAACGCTGGGCTAAAAAGGCTAAATATCTCGCTTGATACACTAGATAATGAAAAATTCAGGCAAATCGCTCGCCGTGACGGACTAGAGCAGGTGCTAGAGGGCATAGAAGCTGCCAAAAGCGCAGGCCTAGGCATAAAGCTAAATACTGTGGCGATAAAAGGCTTTAATGATGATGAATTTGAGGCTCTCATGAGCTTTGCGGCGGCTAATAATGCGCAAATCCGCTTTATAGAATACATGGAAAACAAGCACGCAAACCCTGAGCTAAAAAGCATACGAGCTGATGAAATACTAAGCAAAATCGCTACTTTTAAAAACTTTAAAGAAATTACAAAAAGCCCGCAAAGCCCAAGCCGACTTTTTGCTTGCGATGATGGCTATATCTTTGGGCTTATAAATCCCCACCAGTGCGACTTTTGTACCACTTGTAACCGCATAAGGCTAAGTAGCGAGGGGCTGCTTATTCCTTGCCTTTATTTTGATGAGGGTAAGAGCATTTTAGCAGCGATGAAAAAGGGCGATTTAGCAAGTGCTAAGCAGATTTTAGCTGATGTGCTAGCAAATAAACCAGAAAAAAACCGCTGGCAAGAAAATCAAATCAGCGAGCGAGGCTTTTACCAAACCGGCGGTTAA